The Saccharopolyspora gregorii genomic interval CGGACGGCGCGTTCTCCGCCGTCGTCGACCGGCCGGAACGGGAGGTCCAGGTCGTGGCCACCGACCTCGCGGGCAACCGCGCGGAGCGCACCATGACCGTGCACATCAAGCACCCGGGCATGCGCGCCGTGCACATGACCGGGCTCGCCTGGACCAGCGACTCGCTGCGCGAACCCGTGCTCGAACTCGCCAGGCAGGGCCGCATCGACACCGTCGAGCTCGACATCAAGGACGAAAGCGGCGAGATCCCCTACGATTCCGCGCTGCCCGAGGCCAACCGCATCGGCGCCGTGAAGAACTACTACGACGCCCGCGAAGCCCTCGACCAGCTGCACGGCATGGGCGTGCGCGTCGTCGGCCGGCTCGTCGCCTTCAAGGACCCGGTGCTCGGCGAGGCGTCTTGGCGTGAAGGCCACCGGGAACGGGTCGTGCAGACCGCGGACGGCCAGCCGTGGAGCAGCGGGTACGGCGACTTCGCGTTCACCAACTTCGCCGACCCGGCGGTGCGGCAGTACAACATCGACCTCGCCGCCGAAGCCGCCTCGCTCGGCTTCGACGACGTCCTCTACGACTACGTGCGCAGGCCGGACGGCGGCATCGAGAAGATGCGCTTCGCCGGGCTGCGCACCACGCCGGAGCAGGGCATCGCGGACTTCCTCCGCGACACCCAGACGGCGGTCCGCTCGAAGGGGGCGCTGCTCGGGGCGTCGGTGTTCGGCATCGCCGTGGACCGGCCCACCCAGATCGCCCAGGACATCCCGCGGATGGCGAAGTACGTGGACTACATCGCACCGATGGTCTACCCGTCGCACTGGGGGCCGGGCGAGTTCGGCGTCGACGACCCGAACACCCAGCCCTACGAGATCGTGCAGCGCTCGCTCGCCGAGTTCGCCAAGGCGGTCGAGGGCACCGACGTGCAGATCATCCCGTGGCTGCAGGACTTCAGCCTCGGCGCCAGCTACGGGCCCGCCGAGGTGGGCGCGCAGATCAAGGCCGCGCAGGACGACGGCATGCCGTCGTACCTGCTGTGGGCGCCGAACTGCCGCTACCACGGCGAGGCCCTGGTGCCGCAGCAGCCGTAGCCGCACCCGCGGTCGTGGCGGAGTGAACGGTGTGGGGTGAACGGACTGTTCGTCCGATCTCGTTGGTCGAACGGTCCGTTCACTCGTGTCGGTGTGGGGTGAACGGACCGTTCGTCCCATCTGGTTGGTCGAACGGTCCGTTCACTCGTGTCGGTGTGGGGTGAACGGACTGTTCGTCCGATCTCGTTGGTCGAACGGTCCGTTCACTCCGATCGCGCCGGTGTTGATCTCGGTCCGCCAACGATGCCCCGTTCGTGTTGTCGAGGTGGCCGTCGCTCGGCACAGTGACGGGCACTCGGAGATCGGAGGCACACGATGGTGCGAGCACGACCCGTTCGGATCACCCTCGCGGCGGTCACCTCCTGCGCGCTGATCACTCCGATGGCGCACGCCGCCCCCGCCCCGCCGCCCAAGGCGCCGGAGGCGATCGGCTACGGCGGCGCCGTCTCCAGCGTCGACCCGGACGCCACCCGCGCCGGCATCGAGGTCCTCCGGGCGGGCGGCACCGCGGCCGACGCCGCCGTCGCGGTCGCCGCGGCGCTCGGCGTCACCGAGCCCTACTCGGCGGGCATCGGGGGCGGCGGCTACTTCGTGCACTACGACGCGGGCACCGGCGAGGTCTCCACCCTCGACGGCCGCGAGACCGCGCCCGCCTCCGCGCACCCCGAGATGTTCCTGGAGGACGGCGAGCCGATCCCCGCCGCGGAGGCCATCACCAGCGGCCTCGGCGTCGGCGTGCCCGGCACCCCCGCCACCTGGGAGCAGGCGCTGCGGCGGTGGGGGAACAAGGACCTGGGCGAGGTGCTGCGCCCCGCCGAACGCCTCGCCAGGAACGGCTTCGTCGTCGACGACACCTTCCGGGAGCAGACCGCCGCCAACCAGGAGCGCTTCAGCGCGTTCCCCGCGACTCGCGACCTGTTCCTGCCCGGCGGTGCGCCGCCCGCCACCGGCAGCACGTTCCGCAACCCGGACCTTGCCGCGACCTACCGCACCCTCGCCGCCGAAGGACTCGACCCGCTGTACCGCGGTGAGATCGGCGCCGACGTGGTCGAAGCCGTGCGCAACCCGCCGGTCGACCCGGCCGCCGGGCGCACCGTGCGGCCCGGCGGCATGACCGCCGAGGACCTGCGCGACTACCGGATCGAGGAGCGCGACCCGACGCACGTGTCCTACCGGGGGCTCGACGTGTACGGGATGCCGCCGTCGGCCTCCGGCGGCACCACCGTCGGCGAGGCGCTGAACATCCTCGAAGGCACCGACCTGGGCGCGCTGGACGAGGCGCAGTACCTGCACCGCTTCCTGGAGGCGAGCAAGCTCGGCTTCGCCGACCGGAACCGCTGGGTCGCCGATCCCGCGTTCGGCGACGTGCCCACCGCGGAGCTCACCGGCCAGGAGTTCGCCGACTCCCGCGCCTGCCTGATCACCCCGGACGCGGTCCTGCCCGCCCCGGTCGCCGCCGCCGACCCGCGCGACCCCGCGCCCTGCGCGCCGCGACCGCCCGCACGCGGCGGCACCCCCTACGAGGGCCCGAACACCACGCACCTCACCGTCGCCGACGCCCGCGGGGACGTGGTGTCCTACACGCTGACCATCGAGCAGACCGGCGGCAGCGGCATCACCGTGCCCGGGCGCGGGTTCCTGCTCAACAACGAGCTCACCGACTTCTCGTCCACCCCGGCCGTGCCCGGCGAACCCGACCCGAACCTGCCGGAACCCGGCAAGCGGCCGCGCAGCTCCATCAGCCCCACCGTGGTGCTGCGCGACGGGGAACCGGTGCTGGCGGTGGGCAGCCCCGGCGGCGCCACCATCATCACCACGGTGCTGCAGGTGCTGAGCGGGCGCATCGACCGCGGCCTGCCGCTGGTGGAGGCGATCGCCCGGCCGCGCGCCTCGCAGCGCAACGCGCCGAGCACCGAGGCCGAAGCGGCGTTTTTGGCGTTGCCCGAAGCGGAGAAGTTGCGCGCCCTCGGGCACGAGCTCGACCCGTCCGCGGAGATCGGGGCCGCGACCGGTGTGGAACGGCTGCCCGACGGGCGCTGGCTCGCCGCCGCCGAACCGGCGCGCCGCGGCGGGGGAGCGGCCGAGGTGGTGCTGCCCGCCCCCTGACCCGGCCGGGTCGAGCGGGAGAACCGCCGACGCCGCGGCGAACGGGCCGTCGGCGGGCTCCGAGTGCGGATGTCGCCGGTGCGGCGGTCGCCGCAGGAGGAATCGATCCCGCGGCGAGGAGGCCGCCGCGCGGGACGGCCGCGGAGGCGGGGCGGGCGAGGACGAGCGCCCGGTCGGGCGGCGCGAGGGCGACGACTAGACTCGCCGGGTCCCCCCGCCGAGCCCGAACCGGGAGCCCGCGTGACCGTCCAGCCCGTCCGACTCTTCGGCGACCCCGTCCTGCGGACCCGCGCCGACGAGGTCGTGGACTTCGACAAGGAACTGCACGGCCTCGTGCGCGACCTGTGGGACACCATGCACGAGCAGGGCGGGGCCGGGCTGGCCGCGCCGCAGCTCGGCGTCGGGCTGCGCGTGTTCACCTACCGCTGCGACGGCTTCGAGGGCCACCTGATCAACCCGGGCTGGGAGGTCGTCGGCGAGGAGATGCAGGACGGCCCCGAAGGCTGCCTGTCCATCCCCGGCATGCGCTGGGACTGCCTGCGGCACAAGCGCGTCGTCGCCCGCGGCTGGAACATGCACGGCGACCCGGTGGAGATCGAGGGCACCGACCTGCTGGCCCGCTGCATCCAGCACGAGACCGACCACCTGGACGGGGTCCTGTTCGTGGACCGGCTCGACGCCGAGACCCGCAAGCGCGCGCTGCGCGAGATCCGGCAGGCCGATTGGTTCGACGGGCAGGTGCCGGTCGTCAAGGAGAGCCCGCACCCGCTGTTCGGGAAGCGCTGAGCATGCGGATCGTCTTCGCCGGGACGCCCGAGCCCGCCGTGCCCGCGCTGCGCGCGCTCCTGGACTCCGAGCGGCACGAGGTCGCCGCCGTGATCACCCGGCCGGACGCCCGCGCGGGCCGCGGCCGCAAGGTGCTGCGCTCCCCGGTGGGCGCGCTCGCCGACGAGCACGGCGTCGAAGTGCTCACCCCCGCCCGCGCCACCGACCCGGACTTCCTGGCGCGGCTGGCCGAACTCGAACCGGACTGCTGCCCGGTCGTCGCCTACGGGGCGCTGCTGCGGCAGCAGGCCCTCGACATCCCGCGGCACGGCTGGGTGAACCTGCACTTCTCGCTGCTGCCCGCGTGGCGCGGCGCGGCGCCCGTGCAGTCCGCGATCCGGCACGGCGACGAGATCACCGGTGCCGCCACCTTCCACCTGGTCCCCGAGCTGGACGCCGGGCCGGTGTACGGCGTGGTCACCGAAGCGGTGCGCGACACCGACACGGCGGGCGCGCTGCTGGACCGGCTGTCGATCTCCGGCGCCGACCTGCTGGTCGCCACCCTCGACGGCATCGAGGACGGCACCCTGCAGGCCAGGCCGCAGCCCGCCGAAGGCGTCAGCTACGCGCCGAAGGTCACCCCGGAGGACGCCAAGGCCGACTTCGCCGCGCCCGCGCTCGCCGTGGACCGGCTGATCCGCTCCGTGACCCCCGACCCGGGGGCGTGGGCCTGGTTCCGCGACGAGCGGTTCAAGCTCGGGCCCGTCACCCGCACCGAGGAGACCGGGCTCGCACCCGGCGAGATCGACGTGCAGCGCCGCCGGGTGCTCGTCGGCACCGCCACCGAAGCGGTGCAGCTCGGCGAAGTGCAAGCCCAGGGCAAGAAGCGGATGGCGGCCACCGACTGGGCGCGCGGAACCCGCATCGAGCAAGGAGAACGCCTGCAGTGAACGACGACCGCCCCCGCCGTCCGTCCCGGCCGCGCGGCAGCCGCCCGCCGCAGCGCGGCAAGAGCCCGGCTCGGCCGCCGGCGCAGGACCCGGCGCGGATGGCCGCGCTGGACACGCTGCGCGCCGTGCGCGAACGCGACGCCTACGCGAACCTGACGCTGCCCGGCCTGCTGCGGCAGCGCAAGATCAGCGGGCGGGACGCGGGCCTGGCCACCGAGCTCGCCTACGGCGCCTGCCGGGCCAGGGGACTGCTCGACGCGGTGATCGCCGACTGCGCCGGACGCGAAGTGTCCGAAGTGGATCCGCTCGTGCTGGACGCGTTGCGGCTGGGCGTGTACCAGTTGCTGCGCACCAGGATTCCGGACCACGCCGCCGTCGCCTCCACAGTGGACATTGTGCGCGGTGAGGCGGGGTCCAAGCTCGCCGGGTTCGCCAACGCCGTGATGCGCCGCGCCAGCGAGCGCGACGAGCAGCAGTGGGTCGAACGGCTCGCGCCCGACCGCGCCACCGACCCCGTCGGCCACCTCGCGCTGCGCCACGCGCACCCGCGCTGGATCGCGCAGGCCTTCGCCGACGCGCTCGGCGACACCGGCGACGAACTCGCCGCCGCGCTCGCCGCCGACGACGCCCGGCCCGCCGTGCACCTCGCCGCCCGCCCCGGCGAGATCAGCGCCGAAGAGCTCGCCGCCATCACCGGTGGCGACGAGGCGCCCTACTCGCCCTACGGCGTGCACCTCGAAGCGGGCGCCGGCGACCCCGGCGACCTCGAACCCGTCCGCGAGGGCTTCGCCGCCGTGCAGGACGAAGGCAGCCAGCTCACCGCGCTCGCCGTCACCCGGCCCGAGGTCACCGGCGGCGACACCCGCTGGCTCGACCTGTGCGCCGGACCCGGCGGCAAGGCCGGGCTGCTCGGCGCCCTCATCACCCTCGACGGCGGCACCCTCGACGCCGTCGAGCAGTCCGAGCACCGCGCCGAACTCATCCGCAAGGTCACCCGCGACCTCGCCGTCACCGTGCACGTCACCGACGGCCGCGAACCCGGGCTCGAACCCGGCTACGACCGGGTGCTCGTCGACGCGCCCTGTACCGGGCTCGGCGCGCTGCGCCGCCGACCCGAAGCGCGCTGGCGGCGGCAGCCCTCCGACGTCGCCGAACTCGCCAAGCTGCAGCGCTCGCTGCTGCTGTCCGCCGTCGGCCTCGCCCGCTCCGGCGCCGTCGTGGCCTACGTCGTGTGCTCCCCGCACCTGTCCGAGACCGAGGGCGTCATCTCCGACGTGGTCCGGCGCAGCGGGGCGGAACTCCTCGACGCGCGCGAGGCGTTCCCCGGCGTGCCCGACCTCGGGGACGGGCCGACCGTGCAGCTGTGGCCCCACAAGCACGGCACCGACGCGATGTTCTGCGCGCTCTTGCGAGTGGCCTGACGCACTCCTGCTGCTCGGGGGTGGGTGGCGGAACCTCAGCGGTTCCCTCGCTGCGGGATCTTTTTCACAGGTGGCTCCGCCACATGCGAAAAAGCTGTCCTCGCGAGGAAACCGCTGAGAACCCGCTGGTGGTTCCGTTGGTCAGGTGGTCGGCAGGTCAGCGGCTTCGCCGCTGAGGGGATCAAATGATCAACTGATTCTTCGTTGCGGTCAGGCCGCTTCGCGGTGGGCGGTCGGGCGGAGGTGCGGTGGGCCTTGCGGGGCTCGGGGAGCGCTGGAGGTGTCGTCCGCCGCGTGCGGGCCGTCGGCTGCGGTGCGGTCCGCGTCCGCCGGGTCGCCGCCGCCGGTGCGGTGCACCGCGAACAGCAGGCCCAGGCCGACCAGCAGCAGCGCGTGCGAGGCCACCCGCTCCACCGTCGCCGCCCCGATCACCAGGTCGTGCACCGAGAAACCGGCCAGCGCCGCCACGAACGCGCTCAGCACCGGCAGCACCCCCGCCGCCGTGCGATCGCGCCACGCCGCCCACAGCAACCCCACGCCCAGCGCCAGGTTCCAGGCGGTGCTCTCGTTGAACAGGTGCGCCGCCATGCCCGGCCCGCCGTGCGCCGCGTGCCCGTGCATGCCGATCAGCCCCGACAGCTGACCGAGCGCGAGCAGGATCTGCGCCACCGCGGTCAGCGCCAACGCCCCGCGCAGCACCCCGCGCGTGCGGCGCGGACGTTCCGCCGCCGCCAGCACCGCCCCCGCCAAGTCCGGGGTGGGCGCCACCGCCCGCACCCGCAGGTTCCGGGTCAGCGCCCCCGCCTCGGCCTGGAAGGCCCGGCAGGCCGCGCACGTCTCCAGGTGGGCGTCGACCTCGGATTCCGGAGCCTCCGGGAGCTCCCCGTCCAGCAAGGCCGACACCGAGGTCCGGCATCGTTCGCAGTTCACGGTCAGATTGTCGGCCGAGCAGGGGGAGGAGTTCCCGGCGGGGCCTCGACTAGTCTCGACCACCGTGACGCACTCGGAGGCCGAAGACACCCGTGTGACCGAGCTCGCGCTGGCCGCCGGGAAAGGTGACCGCCGCGCCCTCGAAGAACTCGTCCGGGCCACCCAGCGCGACGTCTGGCGGTTCCTCGCGCACCTCGCGGGCGTGCCCGCGGCCGACGACCTCGCGCAAGAGACCTACCTGCGGGCGATGCGGGCCGTGCGCACCTTCCGCGGCTCCTCCTCCGCGCGCACCTGGCTGCTGGCCATCGCGCGCCGCGTCGTCGTCGACCAGATCCGCTCCGAACGCGCCCGGCCGCGCACCGTCACCTCCGATTGGGCGCAGGCGGCCGAGAGCGGTGGCCGCACCGGACGCGGCTTCGAAGAACTCGTCGAAGTCGGCGTGCTGCTCGACGGGCTCGACCCGGACCGGCGGGAAGCGCTCGTGCTCACCCAGGTCCTCGGGCTGACCTACCTGGAGGCCGCCGAGGTCAGCGGCTGCGAGCTCGGCACCGTCCGCTCGCGGGTCGCCCGCGCCCGCGAAGACCTCCTCACCCGCTCCCGCGGGCAGGACACCGGCACCGGCTGAGGGAACATCCCGGGACCGTCCCCGGTTGTGCGGGAAGATCCATCGACCAGCAGCGGAGGACGAGATGCCAGGCACACCGGTAGAGGTGCACCGCACCGCCGAGCACACCTTCACCGCCACCAACGGCCGCGGCGGGCAGGTCACCATCGGCCGCGACGGCGCCCCCGACGCGTTCACCCCCGGTGAGCTGCTGCTCGCCGCCATCGCCGGGTGCTCCGCCGTCACCAGCGAGAACCTGCTGGTGCGCCGCGCGGGTGCGGACGCCGACATCGCGGTGCACGCCGACCGGGACAAGACCGACGCCGACCCGAACAAGTTTTCCGAGGTGCGGGTCCGCTTCGACGTGGACCTGAGCTCCGTCGCCGGCGCCGACCGGGCGAAGCTGCTCGACGCGGTGGAACGCGCCATCGAGCGGTACTGCACGGTCTCCCGCTCGGTCCAGGAGAGCACTCCTATTTCGTTGGAGCTGCCTCGGTGACGGTGGTGGTCGGCTGGCGGAACCTCAGCGTCCTCCTCGCTGCGGGATCGTTTTCACCGGTGGCTCCGCCACAGGAGAAAACGCTGTCCTCGCGAGGAGAACGCTGAGAACCCGCGGGTGGTCCGGCTGCGTGCGTGGTCGCCGCTCAGCGGCTTCGCCGCTGACAGGATCAACGGCAACTGCCTCGTGGGGGCGGGGCGGCGGTGTGGGCCGTTCGGTCTGCTCGGGTGGGCGGGCAGGGCATTCGGGTCGGAGGAGCGCCGTGGTGGGGGGAGACTGTCGCGTGCTTCCGGGTTCGGCGTCGCTAGGGTGCTGTGCGCGCGAGTGCGCGCCAGTCGAGGAGGCGGCGAGTTGGAACCAGCGGGAACGGACCCGGAGCGGGCTGCGGACGGCGGCGGGCTGCGCCGCGACCTGAGCGGCCGGCAGGTCGGCATGATCGCCATCGGCGGCGCGATCGGCACCGGGCTGTTCCTCGGCTCCGGACTCGCCATCAACATCGCGGGCCCGGCCGTGATCATCGCCTACGCGGTGGCCGCCTTCGCCGCGCTCGCCCTGGCCTACGCGCTCGCCGAGATGGTCGTCGTGCACCCCGAGGCCGGCGGGTTCGGACCCATCGCGCAGCGCTACCTCGGCGGCCTCGCCGGATTCGTGCAGCGGTGGATCTACTGGGCCGCGCAGGTCGTCAACATCGGCAGCGAGGTCGTCGCCGCCGGGCTCTACGTGCAGTTCTGGTACCCGCAGCTGCCGCTGTGGCTGCCCGTCGTGGTGTTCTCGCTGGTCATGCTGGCGATCAACGCCTCGGCCGTGCGGTTCTTCGGCGAGTTCGAGTACTGGTTCGCGCTGATCAAGGTCGTCACGATCGTCGTGTTCGTGCTGCTCGGCATCACCTACATCGTGTTCGGCCTGCCCGGCCGCCCCGCCACCGGCGTCGGAGCGCTCACCGAGCACGACGGGTTCCTGCCGAACGGGATCGGTGCGGTGTGGCTGGCGCTGACCGTGGTCACCTTCTCCTACCTGGGCACCGAGGCCGTCGCCGTCACCGCCTCCGAGTCGCGGAACCCGGGCCGCGACGTGCCGCGGGCGGCGCGGAACATGGTGCTGCGGCTCGGGTTGTTCTACGTGCTGGGCATGCTGGTGGTCGTCTCGATCATGCCGTGGAACCAGGTGTCCACCGAGGAGGACGTGACGCAGAGCCCGTTCGTGGCGCTGTTCGCGACCGCCGGGATCCCCGCCGCCGCGGGCGTCATGAACTTCGTGGTGCTCACCGCGGCGCTGTCCGCGATGAACACGAACCTGTACGTGACGGCGCGGATGACCTACTCGCTCGCCCAGGACGGCTACGCGCCGAAGTGGTTCGCCGGGCTGAGCCGCCACGGCGCGCCGCAGCGGGCGCTGCTGCTGTCCGCGGGCGGGCTGGTGCTGGCGGCGGGCATCTCGGTGTTCGCCGAGTCCACCGCGTTCCCGCTGCTGCTGGGGCTGGCGCTGTTCGGCGCGCTGATCACCTGGCTGCTCATCTTCGCCAGCCACCTGGCGTTCCGGCGGCACCGGGTCGCCGCGGGGCTGCCGGATTCGCCGGTGCGGCTGGCGGGCGCACCGGTGACGACGGTGCTGGCGATGCTGTTCGTGGGGGCGGTGCTGCTGACGACGCCGTTCACCGAGCAGTTCGACACCGCGTGGAAGGCGGGGGTGCCGTTCCTCGCCCTGCTCTGCGTCGCCTACTACGTCCTGCGCCGCCGGGCCGCCGGGCGCTCCTGAGCCGCGGCCGGGGCACCGCCCGCCCGTTCACCTGGGCGCGCGGGCGGTTCACCTCGTCGGGTCGACGCGGGCGCGGGCGGTGGGCGGGTGAGATTTACACTCCCGCATGTGTCGAACCAGCCGATGATCGCGCCCTCCATCCTGTCCGCGGACTTCGCCCGCCTCGCCACCGAGCTCGACGCCGTCAAGGGCGCCGACTGGGTGCACGTCGACGTGATGGACGCGCACTTCGTGCCGAACCTGACCCTCGGGCTCCCGGTCGTCGAGTCGCTGCTCAAGGCCACCGACATCCCGCTGGACTGCCACCTGATGATCGAGGACCCGGACCGCTGGGCGATCGGCTACGCCGAAGCGGGCGCGCACAACGTCACCGTGCACGCCGAAGCCGCCCAGGACCCGGTGAAGATCGCCGCGGACCTGCGCGCGGCCGGCGCCAAGGCCGGGCTGTCGATCAAGCCGGGCACGCCGTTCGACCAGTACGTCGAGGTGCTCAAGCACTACGACACGCTGCTGGTGATGTCCGTCGAGCCCGGTTTCGGCGGCCAGAAGTTCATCACCGAGGTGCTGGAGAAGGCCCGCGCCGCCCGCAACCTCGTCGACACCGGGCACCTGAACCTCATCGTGGAGATCGACGGCGGCATCAACGCCGACACCATCGAGCAGGCCGCGGAAGCCGGGGTCGACTGCTTCGTCGCCGGTTCCGCCGTCTACGGCGCCGACGACCCGGCCCGCGCGGTGGAGGCGCTGCGCGCCCAGGCCGCCCCGAACTTCGCGCACGCCCGGAAGTGACCGCCGCGACCGCGGACCCGGTGCGCGCCGCGATGTTCGCGGCGCTCGCCGCGAGCGAACGCGTCCGCGGCAGCACCAGCCCGAACCCGCCGGTGGGCTGCGTGGTGCTCGACGCCGACGGCGCCGTCGCCGGGACCGGCGCGACCCAGCCGCCCGGCGGGCCGCACGCCGAGGTGATGGCGCTGCGCGCAGCCGGGGACCGCGCCCGCGGCGGCACCGCCGTGGTGACCCTGGAGCCGTGCGCGCACACCGGCCGCACCGCGCCGTGCACCACGGCGCTGCTCGCGGCGGGAGTGGCGCGGGTGGTGCACGCCGTGGCCGATCCGAACCCGAAGGCCGCCGGCGGCGCCGAAGTGCTGCGCGCCGCCGGGGTCCGCGTCGAATCCGGCCTGCTCGGCGAGCAGATCGCGCGCGGCCCGCTGCGGGCCTGGTTGCACTTCGCCCGCACCGGCCGCCCGCACGTCACCTGGAAGTACGCGGCGAGCCTGGACGGCCGGTCGGCCGCCGCCGACGGCACCAGCAAGTGGATCAGCTCGGCGACCTCGCGCGCCGAGGTGCACGAGCTGCGCGGCAAGGTCGACGCGATCCTCGCCGGCACCGGCACCGTCCTCGCCGACGACCCGCAGCTGACCGCCCGCGAAGCCGACGGCGGCCTGCGCCCGCACCAGCCGCTGCGCGTCGTCGTCGGCCACCGCGAGGTGCCCGCCGGGGCGCGCGTCTTCGACGACTCGGCCGCCACGATCCGGCTGCCCGGCGGCGACCCGGCGGCCGCGCTGGCGGAGCTCGGGCGGCGCGGCGTGGTGGACGTGCTGCTGGAGGGCGGGCCGACGCTGGCCGGGGCGTTCGTCGCCGCCGGGTGCGTCGACCGGGTGCTGGCCTACCTGGCCCCCGCGCTGCTCGGCGCCGGTCCCGCCGCGCTCGGCGACGCCGGGGTGGCGAGCGTCTCCCAAGCATGGTGGTGGGACATCGAAGAGACCACGATGAGCGGACCGGACGTGCGCGTCAGCGCCGTGCCCACCGGCCGCTGAGGAGGAAGAGCATGTTCACCGGCATCGTCGAGGAGCTCGGCACGGTCACGTCCGTCGAGGAGGACGGCGACGGGGTGCGGCTGACCGTCGAAGGACCGCTGGTGACCTCCGACGCGAAGCACGGCGACTCGATCGCCGTGAACGGCGTGTGCCTGACCGTGGTGGACTCCGGCGCCGGCCGGTTCACCGTGGACGTGGTGGCCGAGACCGTGCGCCGCTCCGCGATCCGGCACATCACCGCGGGCGACCGGGTGAACCTGGAGCGCGCGATGGCGCTCGGTGACCGGCTCGGCGGGCACATCGTGCAGGGCCACGTGGACGGCACGGCCGTGCTGCTGGAGTCCGACGGCGACCTCACCCGCTTCGAGCTGCCCGCCGGGTTGTCGCACTACCTGGTGGAGAAGGGCTCGATCACGGTGGACGGGGTATCGCTCACCGTGGTCGGAGCGGGACGCACCGAGTTCAGCGTCGCGCTGATTCCCACCACGCGGGAACTCACCACTCTGGGGGTGCGCCGACCGGGTGAAGAGGTCAACATCGAGGTGGACGTGCTGGCCAAGCACCTGGAACGGCTCGCCGCAGCGCAGCTCGACCGGCCCCGTACCGGAGCGGACGGGTCCTGACCGCCCGATCGGCGGCCGGAGCCCGGCAGGCGAGAGGACAATGACGGTGCCGGGAACGCACAGCCGCCCGGCAGCCCGAACCGAGGGCGGGCGCACCGGTGGTGCGCCGCAGCCCCAGAGCGAAAGAGCACGGGACACGGTGAGCAACAGGTTCGACGACATCGAGCGCGCCCTGGCCGACATCGCGGCGGGCCGCCCGGTGATCGTGGTCGATGACGAGGATCGCGAGAACGAAGGCGATCTGATCTTCGCCGCCGAGAAGGCGACGCCGGAACTCGTGGCGTTCATGGTGCGCTACACGTCCGGGTACCTGTGCGTCGGCATGACCGGCGAGGACTGCGACCGGCTGGACCTCCCGCCGATGTACCACTCCAACCAGGACCGCAAGGGCACCGCCTACACGGTCGCCGTCGACGCGGCCGAAGGCGTCAGCACCGGCATCTCCGCCAGCGACCGGGCCCGCACCCTGCAGGTCCTCGCGGACGCCGGTTCGCGGGCCGCCGA includes:
- a CDS encoding putative glycoside hydrolase; protein product: MLSTEDVRVDGLPSHPVRAEATADGSIQIRSEGGGSTVLLDGKPVPTTPQDGAVAVHAPAVPDGSHVLEVVTPRAISWLGSASTTQEFTVDSAPPELQVEDSLRPEKLGEPVTVTGKAAGADQVTVAGEPVRPGPDGAFSAVVDRPEREVQVVATDLAGNRAERTMTVHIKHPGMRAVHMTGLAWTSDSLREPVLELARQGRIDTVELDIKDESGEIPYDSALPEANRIGAVKNYYDAREALDQLHGMGVRVVGRLVAFKDPVLGEASWREGHRERVVQTADGQPWSSGYGDFAFTNFADPAVRQYNIDLAAEAASLGFDDVLYDYVRRPDGGIEKMRFAGLRTTPEQGIADFLRDTQTAVRSKGALLGASVFGIAVDRPTQIAQDIPRMAKYVDYIAPMVYPSHWGPGEFGVDDPNTQPYEIVQRSLAEFAKAVEGTDVQIIPWLQDFSLGASYGPAEVGAQIKAAQDDGMPSYLLWAPNCRYHGEALVPQQP
- the ggt gene encoding gamma-glutamyltransferase produces the protein MVRARPVRITLAAVTSCALITPMAHAAPAPPPKAPEAIGYGGAVSSVDPDATRAGIEVLRAGGTAADAAVAVAAALGVTEPYSAGIGGGGYFVHYDAGTGEVSTLDGRETAPASAHPEMFLEDGEPIPAAEAITSGLGVGVPGTPATWEQALRRWGNKDLGEVLRPAERLARNGFVVDDTFREQTAANQERFSAFPATRDLFLPGGAPPATGSTFRNPDLAATYRTLAAEGLDPLYRGEIGADVVEAVRNPPVDPAAGRTVRPGGMTAEDLRDYRIEERDPTHVSYRGLDVYGMPPSASGGTTVGEALNILEGTDLGALDEAQYLHRFLEASKLGFADRNRWVADPAFGDVPTAELTGQEFADSRACLITPDAVLPAPVAAADPRDPAPCAPRPPARGGTPYEGPNTTHLTVADARGDVVSYTLTIEQTGGSGITVPGRGFLLNNELTDFSSTPAVPGEPDPNLPEPGKRPRSSISPTVVLRDGEPVLAVGSPGGATIITTVLQVLSGRIDRGLPLVEAIARPRASQRNAPSTEAEAAFLALPEAEKLRALGHELDPSAEIGAATGVERLPDGRWLAAAEPARRGGGAAEVVLPAP
- the def gene encoding peptide deformylase, which gives rise to MTVQPVRLFGDPVLRTRADEVVDFDKELHGLVRDLWDTMHEQGGAGLAAPQLGVGLRVFTYRCDGFEGHLINPGWEVVGEEMQDGPEGCLSIPGMRWDCLRHKRVVARGWNMHGDPVEIEGTDLLARCIQHETDHLDGVLFVDRLDAETRKRALREIRQADWFDGQVPVVKESPHPLFGKR
- the fmt gene encoding methionyl-tRNA formyltransferase, yielding MRIVFAGTPEPAVPALRALLDSERHEVAAVITRPDARAGRGRKVLRSPVGALADEHGVEVLTPARATDPDFLARLAELEPDCCPVVAYGALLRQQALDIPRHGWVNLHFSLLPAWRGAAPVQSAIRHGDEITGAATFHLVPELDAGPVYGVVTEAVRDTDTAGALLDRLSISGADLLVATLDGIEDGTLQARPQPAEGVSYAPKVTPEDAKADFAAPALAVDRLIRSVTPDPGAWAWFRDERFKLGPVTRTEETGLAPGEIDVQRRRVLVGTATEAVQLGEVQAQGKKRMAATDWARGTRIEQGERLQ
- a CDS encoding RsmB/NOP family class I SAM-dependent RNA methyltransferase; translation: MNDDRPRRPSRPRGSRPPQRGKSPARPPAQDPARMAALDTLRAVRERDAYANLTLPGLLRQRKISGRDAGLATELAYGACRARGLLDAVIADCAGREVSEVDPLVLDALRLGVYQLLRTRIPDHAAVASTVDIVRGEAGSKLAGFANAVMRRASERDEQQWVERLAPDRATDPVGHLALRHAHPRWIAQAFADALGDTGDELAAALAADDARPAVHLAARPGEISAEELAAITGGDEAPYSPYGVHLEAGAGDPGDLEPVREGFAAVQDEGSQLTALAVTRPEVTGGDTRWLDLCAGPGGKAGLLGALITLDGGTLDAVEQSEHRAELIRKVTRDLAVTVHVTDGREPGLEPGYDRVLVDAPCTGLGALRRRPEARWRRQPSDVAELAKLQRSLLLSAVGLARSGAVVAYVVCSPHLSETEGVISDVVRRSGAELLDAREAFPGVPDLGDGPTVQLWPHKHGTDAMFCALLRVA
- a CDS encoding zf-HC2 domain-containing protein, which encodes MNCERCRTSVSALLDGELPEAPESEVDAHLETCAACRAFQAEAGALTRNLRVRAVAPTPDLAGAVLAAAERPRRTRGVLRGALALTAVAQILLALGQLSGLIGMHGHAAHGGPGMAAHLFNESTAWNLALGVGLLWAAWRDRTAAGVLPVLSAFVAALAGFSVHDLVIGAATVERVASHALLLVGLGLLFAVHRTGGGDPADADRTAADGPHAADDTSSAPRAPQGPPHLRPTAHREAA
- a CDS encoding sigma-70 family RNA polymerase sigma factor, with the protein product MTHSEAEDTRVTELALAAGKGDRRALEELVRATQRDVWRFLAHLAGVPAADDLAQETYLRAMRAVRTFRGSSSARTWLLAIARRVVVDQIRSERARPRTVTSDWAQAAESGGRTGRGFEELVEVGVLLDGLDPDRREALVLTQVLGLTYLEAAEVSGCELGTVRSRVARAREDLLTRSRGQDTGTG